In Trichoderma asperellum chromosome 1, complete sequence, a single window of DNA contains:
- the HAL4 gene encoding Pkinase-domain-containing protein (BUSCO:EOG092D1OV6): MPSAALESKPSSAQSSKPSSIKSSHEGKRSPTLLSQNGSDKLSPSPSETQLKPPSEKTSVKDRLSRMFSTKDVTKIHVNGDTTPRSRGPSISGASSPAPRKESIEKSVDKLPAAKPKEAAKPKESVKPKESAKPKDSNRFTVIADVQGGHEHLLRSSRRQEKLSDMWRSIIGKKQEAPPQHDLSLVSNWVDSLRQEKEEAADKKAGLHANSTLVEKYGKCQEIVGRGAFGIVRISHKKVGSSGEKLFAVKEFRRRPDESEKKYSKRLTAEFCISSSLRHPNVIHTLDLLKDAKGDYCEVMEFCSGGDLYTLILSSGKLEVQEADCFFKQMMRGVEYLHEMGVAHRDLKPENLLLTTRGALKITDFGNGECFRMAWESDAHMVSGLCGSAPYIAPEEYTDKEFDARAVDVWACGVIYMAMRSGRHLWRLAKKDEDEFYARYLEGRRDEEGYGPIESLHRARCRNVIYSVLDPHPTRRLTAAQVLKSEWVREIKLCKAGEEGL, translated from the exons aTGCCGTCCGCTGCCCTTGAATCAAAACCGAGCTCTGCTCAGAGCTCAAAACCCTCATCCATCAAGTCATCGCACGAGGGAAAGCGATCGCCTACCTTGCTCTCCCAGAATGGCTCTGACAAGCTCTCCCCGTCTCCCAGCGAGACCCAGCTGAAGCCTCCCTCTGAGAAGACCTCAGTCAAGGATCGCCTTTCTCGCATGTTCTCCACCAAGGACGTCACCAAGATTCACGTCAATGGCGATACCACGCCTCGATCCCGCGGTCCATCAATCAGcggcgcttcttctcccgCCCCGCGAAAGGAATCAATAGAAAAGTCCGTCGACAAGCTCCCAGCCGCAAAGCCAAAAGAGGCCGCCAAACCCAAAGAATCAGTCAAACCGAAAGAATCAGCCAAGCCCAAGGACTCAAATCGCTTCACCGTGATTGCTGACGTTCAGGGCGGACATGAGCATCTCCTACGGTCCAGCCGAAGACAAGAGAAGCTGTCAGACATGTGGCGAAGCATCATCggaaagaaacaagaggccCCGCCCCAACACGACCTCTCCCTGGTGTCCAACTGGGTCGACTCGCTGCGccaggagaaggaagaagctgccgaCAAGAAGGCTGGCCTGCACGCCAACTCGACTTTGGTGGAGAAGTACGGCAAGTGCCAAGAAATCGTCGGCCGCGGCGCCTTTGGCATTGTCAGGATATCTCACAAAAAggttggcagcagcggcgagaAGCTGTTCGCTGTCAAGGAGttccgccgccgccctgATGAGTCGGAGAAGAAGTACAGCAAGCGCCTTACCGCCGAGTTCTgcatctcttcctccctgCGCCACCCCAACGTTATCCACACCCTCGACCTGCTGAAGGATGCCAAGGGCGATTACTGCGAGGTCATGGAGTTCTGCTCTGGCGGTGACCTGTACACCCTTATCCTGTCGAGCGGCAAGCTCGAGGTTCAAGAGGCAGACTGCTTCTTCAAGCAGATGATGCGCGGCGTCGAGTACCTCCACGAGATGGGTGTCGCCCACCGAGACCTTAAGCCCGAAAACCTACTTCTCACCACCCGCGGCGCCCTAAAAATCACGGACTTTGGCAACGGCGAGTGTTTCCGCATGGCATGGGAATCCGATGCCCACATGGTCTCTGGACTCTGCGGATCTGCTCCTTACATTGCTCCCGAAGAGTACACCGACAAGGAATTTGATGCCCGCGCCGTCGATGTATGGGCGTGCGGTGTCATTTACATGGCCATGCGCAGCGGAAGACACCTCTGGCGTCTCGCCAagaaggacgaggacgaattCTACGCTCGTTACCTGGAGGGTCGCCGCGACGAAGAGGGCTATGGCCCCATCGAGTCATTACACAGG GCTCGTTGTCGAAATGTCATCTACTCCGTTTTGGACCCCCATCCCACACGTCGTCTTACAGCTGCTCAGGTCCTCAAATCTGAGTGGGTTCGTGAGATTAAACTTTGCAAGGCCGGCGAAGAAGGCCTCTAA
- a CDS encoding uncharacterized protein (TransMembrane:1 (o81-105i)), with translation MYTTERSACSDGILCTGIFLFFSTPSPDATHRLISLPLLASRVKSHGRRNMTRRKGTKNTFNDIMWRRQNTPRNWQLDNLIFYPFVLLFLFFYFGESVGAAVTAFKLNRRLIRSNT, from the coding sequence ATGTATACGACAGAACGCTCTGCCTGCAGCGATGGCATCTTGTGCACAgggatttttcttttcttttctacacCCTCCCCTGATGCCACCCATCGCCTAATTTCTCTTCCCCTTTTGGCAAGCAGAGTTAAATCGCATGGACGACGAAACATGACCAGACgaaaaggaacaaaaaacACTTTTAATGATATCATGTGGCGAAGGCAAAATACCCCTCGGAATTGGCAACTGGATAACTTGATCTTTTATCCAttcgttcttctttttctattcttctaTTTTGGCGAAAGCGTTGGCGCGGCGGTAACAGCTTTTAAACTTAACCGGCGTCTTATTAGGTCGAACACATAG
- a CDS encoding uncharacterized protein (BUSCO:EOG092D3HQ5), whose translation MSSSSANLINSAKRAASFQAVDDHLLPTHRFVGIGSGSTVVFVVEAIAAKGPSFYGDMTFVPTGSQSKGLLKAAGLRLCNLDERPVDERGVPVVLDVVFDGADEVDEELNLIKGGGGCLFQEKLVAVSGRKFVAVADSRKQSPRLCTTWKTIPIEVLPLAAPDVLSRLRAMGSPNPAVRSGLPSKAGECVTDNGMWIIDAPFAPLLLAKDLTPEVDGAGKDGVWEVGKLADELVKMPGIVEIGLFTGFNGVEAVGLGKEFQAQKPIAAYFGTPTGQVEVQRAT comes from the exons atgtcatcctcctccgcaAACCTCATCAACTCCGCCAAACGCGCCGCCTCCTTCCAGGCCGTCGACGACCACCTCCTCCCCACGCACCGCTTCGTCGGCATCGGCTCCGGCAGCaccgtcgtcttcgtcgtcgaggCCATTGCCGCAAAGGGCCCGTCCTTCTACGGCGACATGACCTTCGTCCCCACGGGCAGCCAGTCAAAGGGCCTGCTCAAGGCGGCGGGGCTCCGGCTGTGCAACCTGGACGAGAGGCCCGTCGACGAGCGCGGCGTGCCGGTTGTGCTGGACGTGGTGTTTGACGGCGCCGACGAGGTGGACGAGGAGCTGAACCTGATCAAGGGAGGGGGCGGGTGCTTGTTCCAGGAGAAGCTGGTTGCTGTGTCGGGGCGGAAGTTTGTAGCTGTTGCAG ACTCCCGCAAACAGTCCCCCCGCCTCTGCACCACCTGGAAAACCATCCCCATCGAGGTCCTCCCCCTCGCCGCCCCCGACGTCCTCAGCCGCCTCCGCGCCATGGGCTCCCCCAACCCGGCCGTGCGCTCCGGCCTGCCCAGCAAGGCCGGCGAGTGCGTCACCGACAACGGCATGTGGATCATTGACGCGCCCTttgcgccgctgctgctcgcaAAGGATCTGACGCCGGAGGTCGACGGCGCCGGCAAGGACGGCGTCTGGGAGGTCGGCAAGTTGGCCGACGAGCTGGTCAAGATGCCCGGCATTGTCGAGATTGGCCTTTTCACCGGCTTCAACGGCGTGGAGGCTGTCGGTCTGGGCAAGGAGTTTCAGGCGCAGAAGCCGATTGCGGCTTATTTCGGTACGCCGACTGGTCAGGTTGAGGTGCAAAGAGCGACATag